One genomic window of Niveibacterium sp. SC-1 includes the following:
- the nuoL gene encoding NADH-quinone oxidoreductase subunit L, whose protein sequence is MTDMQKLYLLVPMAPLVGAILAGLFGKAIGRTAAHVVTILGVAIAFLASLYIWQDVSAGNTFEGALYHWGDAGTLRFEVGFLIDKLTVMMMLVVTFVSLMVHLYTIGYMHEDPGYQRFFSYISLFTFSMLMLVMSNNFLQLFFGWEAVGLVSYLLIGFWYTRPTAIYANLKAFLVNRVGDFGFLLGIGLIAAHTGSLNYYEVFAKLPELSTQTIHLIGDHGWLLMTVVCICLFIGAMGKSAQVPLHVWLPDSMEGPTPISALIHAATMVTAGIFMVTRMSPLFEVSETARSFVLVIGATTALFMGFLGIIQNDIKRVVAYSTLSQLGYMTVALGVSAYSAAVFHLMTHAFFKALLFLAAGSVIIGMHHDQDIRNMGGLWRRMPITWITSLLGSLALIGFPFLSGFYSKDAIIEAVQLSHTPGAGYAYFCVIAGVFVTAFYSFRMYFLVFHGKERFHNAHAHDDHAHDAHAEGHDDHHGHAHHEPHESPWVVWLPLVLLAIPSVIIGYMTIDPMLFKGWFGQAVFIAEPNNVLAELGEEFHSSAAMAIHGFTSLPFALAMAGVLVAWYFYLVNPAIPAAIQKRFSFIYKVLENKYYFDRVNEIVFAGGARLLGRGLWKAGDEAVIDGVLVNGTARFVGGIARLSRLFQTGHIYQYAFAIIIGVVVMLWFWGQRV, encoded by the coding sequence GCGATTGCCTTCCTGGCCTCGCTGTATATCTGGCAGGACGTGTCGGCCGGCAATACCTTCGAAGGCGCGCTTTATCACTGGGGTGACGCCGGCACGCTTCGCTTCGAGGTCGGCTTCCTGATCGACAAGCTGACCGTGATGATGATGCTGGTCGTGACCTTCGTGTCCTTGATGGTGCACCTCTACACCATTGGCTACATGCACGAGGACCCGGGCTACCAGCGCTTCTTCAGCTACATCTCGCTCTTCACCTTCTCGATGCTGATGCTGGTGATGAGCAACAACTTCCTCCAGCTCTTCTTCGGCTGGGAGGCGGTGGGCCTGGTTTCCTATCTGCTGATCGGTTTCTGGTACACCCGCCCGACGGCGATCTACGCCAACCTCAAAGCCTTCCTGGTGAACCGTGTTGGTGACTTCGGCTTCCTGCTCGGCATTGGCCTGATCGCGGCGCATACCGGCTCGCTCAACTACTACGAAGTCTTTGCCAAGCTGCCGGAGCTGTCCACACAGACGATCCATCTGATTGGCGATCACGGCTGGCTGCTGATGACGGTGGTCTGCATCTGTCTGTTCATCGGTGCGATGGGCAAGTCGGCCCAAGTGCCGTTGCATGTCTGGCTGCCGGATTCGATGGAAGGCCCGACCCCCATCTCTGCGCTGATCCACGCGGCGACGATGGTGACCGCCGGCATCTTCATGGTCACCCGCATGTCGCCGTTGTTCGAGGTGTCCGAGACCGCGCGCTCCTTCGTGCTGGTGATCGGTGCGACGACGGCGCTGTTCATGGGTTTCCTCGGCATCATCCAGAACGACATCAAGCGCGTGGTGGCCTATTCGACGCTTTCGCAGCTCGGCTACATGACGGTGGCGCTCGGCGTCTCGGCCTACTCCGCGGCGGTGTTCCACCTGATGACGCACGCCTTCTTCAAGGCGCTGCTCTTCCTTGCGGCCGGCTCGGTCATCATCGGCATGCACCACGATCAGGACATCCGCAACATGGGTGGCCTGTGGCGCCGGATGCCGATCACCTGGATCACCTCGCTGCTCGGTTCGCTGGCGCTGATCGGTTTCCCCTTCCTCTCGGGTTTCTATTCGAAGGACGCGATCATCGAGGCCGTGCAGCTCTCCCACACGCCTGGCGCGGGTTACGCGTACTTCTGCGTGATCGCCGGCGTGTTCGTGACGGCCTTCTACTCCTTCCGCATGTACTTCCTGGTCTTCCATGGCAAGGAGCGCTTCCACAACGCGCACGCCCATGACGACCATGCACACGATGCGCATGCAGAGGGCCACGACGATCATCACGGCCATGCTCACCACGAGCCGCATGAGTCACCCTGGGTGGTCTGGCTGCCTCTGGTCCTGCTGGCGATTCCGTCCGTGATCATCGGCTACATGACCATCGACCCGATGCTCTTCAAGGGCTGGTTCGGGCAGGCCGTCTTCATCGCCGAGCCGAACAACGTCCTGGCCGAACTGGGTGAGGAATTCCACAGCTCTGCCGCGATGGCGATCCACGGTTTCACGTCCTTGCCCTTCGCGCTCGCGATGGCCGGCGTGCTGGTCGCCTGGTACTTCTATCTGGTGAACCCCGCGATTCCGGCGGCGATCCAGAAGCGCTTCTCGTTCATCTACAAAGTGCTCGAGAACAAGTACTACTTCGACCGCGTCAACGAAATCGTGTTTGCGGGCGGCGCCCGTCTGCTGGGCCGCGGGCTATGGAAGGCCGGCGACGAGGCTGTCATCGACGGCGTCCTGGTCAACGGTACGGCGCGCTTTGTCGGCGGGATCGCGCGACTGTCGCGGCTCTTCCAGACGGGACACATCTATCAGTACGCCTTCGCCATCATCATTGGCGTGGTCGTAATGCTCTGGTTCTGGGGCCAACGCGTCTGA